A single genomic interval of Lodderomyces elongisporus chromosome 8, complete sequence harbors:
- the MRT4 gene encoding mRNA turnover and ribosome assembly protein (BUSCO:EOG09264W46), with amino-acid sequence MPKSKRSRLVTLSQTDKKGKESKTKLFDDIRSALDTFNYLWILEFNHIRTPVLQDIRSDWGSESKLICGKRKVIQKALGETPEEEYQENLHHVTKILSKSGGLTPGLLFTNETPQTVRDYFEAYNRKDYSRVKTKAPIKFVIPQGVVYSRGGQIPEEEDVVMSHSMEETLRNKYKIPTKIKSGKIWLEEPYLVCEEGDVLDVRQALILKQFGVALSEFKVPLIAVYDKVEAKAEKIA; translated from the coding sequence ATGCctaaatcaaaaagatcGAGATTGGTAACACTTTCGCAAACCGATAAAAAGGGTAAAGAGTCCAAAACAAAGCTTTTCGACGATATCCGTTCAGCTCTTGACACATTCAATTACTTATGGATATTGGAATTCAACCATATCCGTACCCCAGTGTTGCAAGACATTCGTTCTGATTGGGGATCAGAGTCCAAACTTATTTGTGGAAAGCGTAAAGTTATTCAAAAGGCGCTCGGTGAGACGcctgaagaagaatatcAAGAAAATCTTCATCATGTCACCAAGATCCTTTCCAAATCCGGTGGACTTACACCAGGTCTTTTGTTCACTAATGAAACACCACAGACTGTGCGTGACTATTTCGAGGCTTACAACCGTAAGGATTATTCTCGTGTCAAGACCAAAGCACCAATTAAGTTTGTTATTCCTCAAGGTGTAGTGTATTCACGTGGTGGCCAAATTcctgaagaagaagatgtgGTGATGTCACATTCGATGGAAGAGACATtgagaaacaaatacaagatTCCTACAAAAATCAAGTCGGGGAAAATTTGGCTCGAGGAGCCATACTTGGTATGTGAGGAAGGTGATGTGTTGGATGTGAGACAAgcattgattttgaaacaGTTTGGTGTCGCATTGAGTGAGTTCAAGGTGCCTCTTATTGCAGTCTATGATAAAGTTGAAGCCAAGGCTGAGAAGATCGCttaa
- the MIF2 gene encoding mitotic fidelity of chromosome transmission- protein has protein sequence MDLLLLGFQSRKKHLRVRKDIRRDQYGMEDVDEFFEIDSEDEKALALDAPVRTQLQYREQIVEPFSEYNSEYNPGQPQEYGVEALDFAESTQLGDFEYPDFNEEPNDDALPPQLQSQLTQSPVRPGRLRRRANHLLSPEEEREEEEEEREDEEGGGGGGGEEREIGEQRRENQIRPRPPISPILNNSENDNDNGNSNGNNNSNSTRARRSSFNYVARKINFDNDETEGAGETASSSSRRSPITLAGNKQSPLRSPLQEQQHRASAAQSPARATTTASNAANYDYDYGNENYPDYPDYGGYEENEQDQFDDRSHARGEGVSSEEPESTLDQNDRNESDSSQKLSSVSLQSQDMELEQRISKRRRSTNDDPETSVSLFMDTEAGDEGEVEEEEEEEEEEEEEDDDDGVDDTIATQSSYAYEDTEDITRSAETEPETESERSGSSAMGRHAGKRNRNVSPTPYITTYNDNSQLPSPPQDGLRRSKRTRIKPLAYWRNERIVYSKASQYDEDPDTTLARDIYQLPLRSIKEVVHVPDQPYNYYAKKQPMKKRNKRQQNQRFTAPLSPAASEDESSASPIPGTEWIKDNVLKLSIIENGETVEKPVVFNQNGGEVLHIDDSESQASQPSHYQVSVLFNDDNDFCSVAMLEIPEGESKQPVAMYTCTYIFSVVQGIVEVSLNDHKFTAVKGCIMRVPSGNEYGFKNIGDVAAKLYFVQVRIPEMEEDIEIDPEIQQQQQQQQQQQQQQQQQHQQHQQSSNFDRETPPRSRPIESVFDSPEPSP, from the coding sequence ATGGACCTCTTGCTACTAGGGTTCCAATCACGGAAGAAACATCTACGAGTCCGCAAAGACATCAGACGGGACCAGTATGGAATGGAAGATGTTGACGAGTTTTTTGAGATTGACTCAGAGGACGAAAAAGCGTTGGCATTAGATGCACCCGTGCGAACACAATTACAATATAGAGAACAAATAGTGGAACCTTTTTCCGAATACAACTCAGAATATAATCCAGGACAGCCACAGGAGTATGGCGTAGAGGCTTTGGACTTTGCAGAACTGACACAGTTGGGGGATTTTGAATACCCAGATTTCAACGAGGAACCCAATGATGACGCCTTGCCCCCACAGTTGCAATCACAATTGACACAGTCACCAGTCCGACCTGGAAGACTACGAAGACGAGCCAACCATTTATTATCACCCGAGGaggagagagaagaagaagaagaagaacgggaagacgaagaaggaggagggggagggggaggAGAAGAGCGAGAAATAGGAGAACAACGACGGGAGAACCAAATACGACCGCGTCCACCAATATCACCGATTTTAAATAATAGCGAGAATGATAATGACAATGGTAATAGTAATGGcaataacaatagcaacagcACGCGAGCACGAAGATCATCATTCAATTATGTTGCACGCAAGATCAATTTTGATAACGATGAAACCGAAGGCGCTGGTGAAACAGCATCATCACTGAGTCGTAGATCTCCAATCACATTAGCTGGGAATAAGCAATCGCCATTAAGGTCGCCATTGCAGGAGCAACAACATCGTGCTTCTGCTGCACAATCGCCTGCGAGAGCTACAACCACTGCCTCTAATGCAGCTAATTACGATTACGATTACGGAAACGAAAACTATCCAGACTATCCTGATTACGGTGGATATGAGGAGAACGAACAAGATCAATTTGATGATAGGAGCCATGCACGAGGTGAGGGAGTTTCCTCTGAAGAACCAGAATCTACATTGGACCAAAATGATAGAAACGAGCTGGACTCATCACAGAAATTATCATCAGTTTCATTACAGTCTCAGGATATGGAATTAGAACAGCGAATAAGCAAAAGAAGGCGATCGACAAACGACGACCCTGAGACTTCGGTATCATTATTTATGGACACGGAAGCTGGGGACGAGGGAGAAgtagaagaggaggaagaagaagaagaagaagaagaagaagaagatgatgacgacGGTGTAGATGACACTATTGCTACTCAATCGAGTTATGCCTACGAAGATACAGAAGATATTACTAGATCAGCAGAAACAGAACCAGAAACAGAATCAGAAAGAAGTGGATCATCTGCAATGGGGCGACATgctggaaaaagaaataggaATGTTTCACCAACACCATATATCACCACGTACAACGACAACTCGCAACTTCCCTCGCCACCACAGGATGGATTAAGAAGATCGAAACGAACTCGAATCAAGCCATTGGCATATTGGAGGAATGAACGTATTGTGTATTCTAAAGCAAGTCAATACGACGAAGATCCGGATACGACACTTGCTCGCGATATTTATCAACTTCCACTAAGACTGATTAAAGAGGTTGTTCATGTTCCTGACCAGCCGTACAACTATTATGCCAAAAAGCAACcaatgaaaaagagaaacaaaagacaacaaaaccaaagatTTACAGCACCATTATCACCTGCAGCATCAGAAGATGAACTGTCAGCATCGCCTATCCCAGGAACAGAATGGATCAAGGACAATGTATTAAAACTCAGTATTATTGAAAACGGAGAAACAGTTGAAAAACCCGTTGTATTTAATCAAAATGGTGGAGAAGTCTTACATATTGATGATTCGGAATCCCAAGCATCTCAACCATCGCACTACCAAGTAAGTGTTTTGTTCAACGACGACAATGATTTCTGTTCGGTTGCAATGTTGGAGATTCCTGAAGGCGAGTCGAAACAACCTGTGGCAATGTATACATGCACCTATATTTTCAGTGTTGTTCAAGGTATAGTCGAAGTCAGTCTAAATGATCACAAATTTACTGCAGTGAAAGGGTGTATCATGAGAGTGCCTTCTGGGAATGAGTATGGATTTAAGAATATTGGTGATGTTGCTGCAAAATTATACTTTGTCCAAGTAAGAATCCCAGAGATGGAAGAGGATATTGAAATTGATCCAGAgatccaacaacaacaacaacaacaacaacaacaacagcagcagcagcaacaacaacatcaacaacatcaacagtCCAGTAATTTTGATAGAGAAACACCACCGAGAAGTCGTCCTATAGAAAGCGTTTTCGACTCACCAGAACCAAGTCCATAA
- the GLC3 gene encoding alpha-1,4-glucan branching enzyme (CAZy:GH13), translating to MSDNSELIKGVIDLDPWLKPFSQQLIKRQLQFREWDEKLEKSEGSLLKFADAYHRYGLNPTNHGNGGAEIIEYIPDVDEVSLVGEFNNWDKTSHKLQKLNDFGLWGLKIDGKDTIPHDSPYKIAMKLGKTGEWIYRLDPWVKRATYNKSNNLYEGRFWNPPPNEVYHLKNKRPKQTQGIKVYEAHVGISTPEPKIGTYKNFTTNILPKIKELGYNTIQLMAVMEHAYYASFGYQITSFFAISSRYGTPEELKELIDTAHGYGIRVLLDVVHSHSSKNVEDGLNMFNGTDHYLFHGGTKGQHELWDSRLFNYTNYETLRFLLSNLKFYIDVYGFDGFRFDGVTSMLYKHHGLSFGFSGDYNEYFNEDWVDNEAIVYLMLAHKLMDDISKKEGIEITSIAEDVSGMPTLCRPISEGGIGFDYRLSMAIPDMWIKILKHLQDEQWDLGNIVHTLTNRRHGEKCIAYCESHDQALVGDKTLAFWLMDKEMYTNMSKLSELTPVVDRGLALHKMIRLITFALGGEGYLNFEGNEFGHPEWLDFPRAGNGESYHYARRQFNLIEDDLLRYKFLYDFDAAMQHLDVLDSPQAYISLKNESDKVVVFERNELLFIFNFNATQSFPDYKVGVDIPGTYEIILNSDDAKFGGHARIEDVDAQGKKQQFFTNDDGWNHRRNSLMVYIPSRTALVLQRVK from the coding sequence ATGTCCGACAACTCAGAACTTATCAAAGGGGTAATTGACCTTGACCCCTGGTTAAAGCCATTCTCACAACAATTGATCAAACGACAATTGCAATTCCGTGAATGGGAcgagaaattggaaaaaagcGAAGGCTCTCTACTTAAATTTGCTGACGCCTACCACAGATACGGATTAAACCCAACTAACCACGGCAATGGCGGTGCTGAGATCATTGAGTATATCCCCGACGTTGATGAAGTAAGTCTTGTTGGAGAATTCAACAATTGGGACAAGACAAGCCAcaagttgcaaaaactAAACGACTTTGGACTTTGGGGATTAAAAATTGACGGCAAAGATACAATTCCCCACGACTCGCCTTACAAGATTGCCATGAAACTTGGCAAAACCGGAGAATGGATATACAGATTAGACCCATGGGTAAAACGCGCTACTTACAACAAGTCAAACAATTTGTACGAAGGTAGGTTCTGGAACCCTCCACCAAATGAAGTATACcatttaaaaaacaaacgcCCAAAACAAACCCAAGGAATAAAAGTCTATGAAGCCCACGTTGGTATCTCGACTCCCGAACCCAAGATTGGTACATACAAAAACTTTACCACCAATATCTTaccaaaaattaaagagtTGGGATACAATACAATCCAATTAATGGCAGTTATGGAACACGCATACTATGCTTCGTTTGGATACCAAATCACCAgcttttttgcaattagCTCACGCTACGGAACACCCGAAGAATTAAAAGAGTTGATTGACACTGCACACGGATACGGAATCCGTGTCTTGCTCGACGTTGTCCACTCGCATTCATCAAAGAATGTCGAAGATGGTCTCAATATGTTCAATGGCACCGACCATTACCTATTCCATGGCGGCACTAAAGGACAACACGAGTTGTGGGATTCAAGATTATTCAACTATACCAATTACGAAACATTGCGCTTCCTCTTGTCCAACTTGAAATTCTATATCGACGTTTATGGATTTGACGGCTTTAGATTTGATGGTGTCACATCAATGCTCTACAAACACCATGGCCTCAGTTTTGGATTTAGCGGCGATTACAATGAGTATTTCAACGAAGATTGGGTCGACAATGAAGCAATAGTTTACCTCATGCTCGCCCATAAATTAATGGACGACAttagcaaaaaagaaggtatTGAAATCACATCCATCGCCGAGGATGTGCTGGGAATGCCCACCTTGTGTCGCCCCATCAGCGAGGGTGGTATTGGGTTTGACTATAGACTTTCAATGGCTATCCCAGATATGTGGATCAAGATTCTTAAACATTTGCAAGATGAACAATGGGACTTGGGTAATATTGTCCACACATTAACCAATCGTCGTCATGGCGAAAAGTGTATCGCATATTGTGAATCGCATGACCAAGCACTTGTTGGTGACAAGACCTTGGCATTTTGGTTGATGGATAAAGAAATGTATACCAACATGTCCAAGCTTAGTGAACTTACCCCCGTGGTAGACAGAGGCTTGGCCCTACACAAAATGATTAGACTCATCACCTTTGCATTGGGTGGTGAGGGGTACCTCAATTTCGAAGGTAACGAGTTTGGCCATCCAGAATGGCTCGATTTCCCACGTGCCGGTAACGGGGAATCGTATCATTACGCAAGAAGACAATTCAACCTTATTGAGGATGACTTGCTTCGTTACAAATTTTTATACGATTTCGATGCAGCAATGCAACATCTCGATGTGCTTGACTCGCCTCAAGCATATATCTCACTCAAGAATGAGTCAGATAAAGTTGTTGTATTTGAAAGAAACGAACTCTTGTTTATCTTTAATTTCAACGCAACCCAGTCATTCCCAGACTACAAAGTCGGTGTTGATATTCCTGGTACTTATGAGATTATACTCAACTCGGATGATGCTAAATTTGGTGGCCATGCAAGAATTGAGGATGTAGATGCACAGGgcaaaaagcaacaatTTTTCACAAATGATGATGGATGGAACCATAGACGCAACTCATTGATGGTGTATATTCCATCAAGAACTGCATTGGTGTTGCAAAGAGTTAAATAA
- the rec14 gene encoding Ski complex subunit Rec14 yields the protein MGKQYITTVNVSKAHKSDIYGVEVTDKFTISVSSDGYARFWDNKKDEVHDPRTSVQSLFIDKSGIHHVSVYENKLPSSTTKVTICAFACFNGKIIFRYFLDDNLETSLKELDFVVEKAWVPGFYRDPANKSDYFLANKIDGSTEVYNLNVEQIGEDNVQIVFDKHGSLGISSSPSSSTTSSSASSTASNATGSSFPNSLAVNQTENKKCAIGYMNGSVLLFDFETLKLTYTFKSTDLVISKNPKLNSSSSVPRVLAFSPGGTLLAVGRDNQAAGSITLYDVEYGENVGSLVAPSHSAKTVVGGFAHQGWIMGLDFDESGKFLVSCGFDKSVRVWDLDTREREATINLSVSDFDDTEADEQDQSIASGVKFIKKGVRGGAGGDSNDGICVVSFDRGIRWYREAGGI from the coding sequence ATGGGGAAACAATACATAACCACAGTCAATGTCTCCAAGGCTCACAAGTCTGACATCTACGGAGTTGAAGTAACCGACAAATTCACTATATCTGTGTCAAGCGATGGGTACGCTAGATTTTGGgacaacaaaaaagatgaagttCACGATCCAAGAACATCTGTGCAATCTTTGTTTATAGACAAAAGCGGAATCCACCATGTAAGCGTATACGAGAATAAACTACCTAGCTCAACGACAAAAGTGACCATTTGTGCGTTTGCATGTTTCAATGGTAAGATTATATTTAGATATTTTCTCGATGACAATTTGGAAACATCTTTAAAAGAACTcgattttgttgttgagaaaGCATGGGTACCAGGCTTTTACCGCGATCCAGCGAACAAACTGGACTATTTCTTAGCCAACAAAATTGATGGTCTGACTGAGGTGTATAATTTGAATGTGGAGCAAATTGGAGAAGATAATGTACAGATTGTTTTTGACAAACATGGACTGTTGGGAATATCATCGTCGCCATCGTCATCAACCACGTCGTCTTCTGCGTCATCTACAGCATCCAATGCTACTGGCTCTTCATTCCCAAATTCTTTAGCAGTAAACCAAACAGAGAACAAGAAATGTGCTATTGGATACATGAATGGTAGTGTGTTGctttttgactttgaaacTTTGAAGTTGACATATACATTCAAGTCTACGGATTTGGTGATTAGCAAGAATCCAAAACTCAACTCATCGTCTTCAGTGCCGCGAGTATTGGCTTTTTCTCCGGGCGGGACTCTTCTTGCTGTTGGAAGAGACAACCAGGCTGCAGGGTCAATCACTCTATATGACGTTGAGTATGGGGAGAATGTGGGAAGTTTGGTTGCACCATCGCATTCTGCAAAAACTGTTGTTGGAGGGTTTGCACATCAAGGATGGATTATGGgtcttgattttgatgagAGTGGAAAGTTTTTGGTCAGTTGTGGGTTTGACAAGAGTGTTCGTGTGTGGGATTTGGACACAAGAGAGAGGGAGGCGACAATCAACTTGTCGGTTTCTGACTTTGATGACACTGAAGCCGATGAGCAAGATCAGAGTATAGCCAGTGGAGTCAAGTTCATCAAAAAGGGGGTACGGGGAGGCGCCGGAGGCGACAGCAACGACGGTATTTGCGTAGTAAGTTTTGATAGAGGAATAAGATGGTATAGAGAAGCAGGTGGTatttag